The following are from one region of the Paenibacillus sabinae T27 genome:
- the rfbB gene encoding dTDP-glucose 4,6-dehydratase, protein MKLLITGGAGFIGSNFVMYMLQQHPDYQIVNVDALTYAGNLENLQSVENHPKYAFVKADITDVQAMDALIGDGVDVVVNFAAESHVDRSILEPDVFVKTNVLGTQVLLDAAKKHKVTKFVQVSTDEVYGTLGATGLFTEETPLTPNSPYSASKAGGDLLVRAYHETFGLPVNITRCSNNYGPYQFPEKLIPLMISRALADGALPVYGDGLNIRDWLYVEDHCSAIDLVIHKGVLGEVYNIGGNNERTNVHIVKTILQELGKPESLITYVQDRPGHDRRYGIDSTKIMNELGWKPKHTFETGIKETIQWYLNNKEWWTRIQSGEYQKYAEKQYGSRLGDAL, encoded by the coding sequence ATGAAACTCCTCATCACCGGCGGAGCCGGCTTTATTGGCAGCAATTTTGTTATGTATATGCTTCAGCAGCATCCGGATTACCAAATCGTTAATGTGGATGCTCTAACGTATGCGGGAAACCTGGAGAATTTGCAATCGGTGGAGAATCATCCGAAATACGCGTTTGTAAAAGCGGACATTACGGATGTCCAAGCGATGGATGCTTTGATTGGCGACGGCGTCGACGTGGTCGTTAACTTTGCGGCGGAGTCGCATGTGGACCGGAGTATTTTGGAGCCGGATGTGTTTGTGAAGACGAATGTGCTGGGGACTCAGGTGCTGCTGGACGCGGCAAAAAAACATAAAGTCACCAAGTTTGTGCAGGTATCAACCGACGAGGTGTATGGTACGCTTGGAGCGACCGGTCTGTTCACGGAAGAGACGCCGCTGACGCCGAACAGTCCTTATTCCGCCAGCAAGGCTGGCGGCGATCTGCTGGTGCGCGCCTATCATGAAACCTTCGGTCTGCCGGTTAATATTACACGCTGCTCAAACAACTATGGCCCTTACCAGTTCCCGGAGAAGCTTATTCCGCTGATGATCTCCCGCGCTTTGGCTGACGGGGCGCTGCCTGTATATGGCGACGGCCTGAACATTCGCGATTGGCTCTATGTGGAGGATCATTGCAGTGCGATCGATCTGGTCATTCACAAAGGTGTGCTGGGCGAAGTGTACAACATTGGGGGCAATAATGAGCGGACGAACGTGCACATCGTCAAGACGATTTTGCAGGAGCTGGGCAAGCCGGAATCGCTGATCACGTATGTGCAGGACCGTCCGGGGCATGACCGCCGCTATGGCATTGACTCAACGAAGATCATGAACGAGCTGGGCTGGAAGCCAAAGCATACGTTTGAGACGGGTATTAAAGAAACGATTCAGTGGTATTTGAACAATAAAGAATGGTGGACTCGCATCCAATCCGGTGAATATCAGAAGTATGCCGAAAAACAGTATGGCAGCCGCTTGGGGGATGCTCTGTAA
- a CDS encoding undecaprenyl-phosphate glucose phosphotransferase has protein sequence MIRRNQRFLTQLYMVADFIIIQAAFLLAWWLKFKSDWMPYESHMPAESYAYWSLIYGGIAVLLGILLTLYMPKRKKRFADEFLKIFQVHIMGIFILLGLMYFVREIDISRQYLSIYIGFIMLSTMLYRYVMKKMLKSFREKGLNRQFVLILGAGTLGRRIYDNLANYPELGYEIIGFLDDYQVWDTLESRRYKPILGKLDELPKMLETMLVDEVVLALPLDAHHKFSAIIAACERAGVRTLIIPDFFDYLPARPYFDNFAGMPMINVRDIPLDMTANRLAKRMFDIVFSLFAIVVMSPVMLIVALGVRMTSPGPIVFRQERVGLNRRTFTMYKFRSMKMQRDGEEDTGWSTERDPRRTRFGTFIRKTSLDELPQFFNVLMGHMSVVGPRPERPYYVEQFKEEIPKYMVKHHVRPGITGWAQSNGLRGDTSIEDRIKHDIFYIENWSLLFDIRIIFKTIRNGFINKNAY, from the coding sequence ATGATTCGCCGCAACCAGCGATTTTTGACCCAGCTTTATATGGTCGCTGACTTTATTATCATTCAGGCTGCGTTTTTGCTCGCCTGGTGGCTGAAATTCAAGAGCGACTGGATGCCTTACGAGAGCCATATGCCGGCTGAATCTTATGCCTACTGGAGCTTAATCTACGGCGGAATCGCCGTTCTGCTCGGTATTCTGCTCACCCTGTATATGCCGAAACGGAAGAAGCGGTTCGCGGATGAGTTCCTGAAGATTTTTCAGGTACACATTATGGGCATCTTCATCCTGCTGGGCCTGATGTATTTTGTAAGAGAAATCGACATTTCCCGCCAATACTTGTCCATTTATATCGGCTTCATCATGCTCTCTACCATGCTGTACCGGTACGTGATGAAGAAGATGCTGAAGTCCTTCCGGGAAAAAGGGCTGAACCGCCAATTTGTGCTCATTCTCGGGGCGGGAACGCTGGGCAGAAGAATTTATGATAATCTCGCGAATTACCCCGAGCTCGGTTATGAGATTATCGGCTTTCTGGACGATTACCAAGTATGGGATACGCTGGAGTCCAGGCGCTATAAACCGATTCTCGGAAAGCTTGACGAACTGCCAAAGATGCTGGAGACGATGCTGGTCGACGAGGTGGTTCTCGCTCTGCCGCTTGATGCGCATCACAAGTTTTCCGCCATTATCGCTGCCTGTGAACGGGCAGGGGTTCGAACGCTGATCATTCCGGATTTCTTCGACTACCTGCCTGCGCGTCCGTACTTCGATAATTTTGCGGGAATGCCAATGATCAATGTGCGTGATATCCCGCTGGACATGACGGCCAACCGGTTGGCCAAGCGGATGTTCGATATTGTATTCTCGCTCTTCGCTATTGTGGTCATGAGTCCGGTCATGCTGATTGTGGCACTAGGAGTGAGAATGACCTCGCCGGGGCCCATCGTTTTCCGGCAGGAACGGGTCGGCCTCAACCGCCGAACGTTCACGATGTATAAGTTCCGATCGATGAAAATGCAGCGGGACGGCGAGGAGGACACGGGGTGGAGCACGGAGCGTGATCCGCGGCGAACCCGGTTCGGGACATTCATCCGCAAGACGAGCCTGGATGAGCTTCCGCAGTTCTTTAATGTGCTGATGGGACATATGAGCGTAGTCGGCCCGCGGCCGGAGCGCCCTTATTATGTGGAGCAGTTCAAAGAAGAAATTCCAAAGTACATGGTCAAGCATCATGTGCGTCCCGGGATTACCGGCTGGGCGCAGAGCAACGGTCTGCGCGGCGATACCTCGATCGAAGACCGGATCAAGCATGATATTTTCTATATTGAGAATTGGTCGCTGCTGTTCGATATCCGGATTATTTTCAAGACGATTCGCAACGGTTTTATCAATAAGAACGCTTATTAA
- a CDS encoding glycosyltransferase family 2 protein yields the protein MNNKTVSIHIVTYNSEEDIIDCLEAVFHQDYPIQKIIVVDNASSDHTVERIQSRYKADVWHEIRGDRMAGTDRATMPVSHDEQLPFPLLLLQNPSNTGFAPAHNQAIAASNADYVLVLNPDVVLAPDYVSRLVARMEADPGIGSATGKLLFKADPGTVDSTGLRMNKARRAFDRGAGEPAEHWTDPSEVFGVSGAAAMYSRRMIEAVSVDGEFFDADFFAYKEDVDVAWRARLLGWKAYYDADAIGYHERGWKASGRSGKPLFIRRISYINRYKMIVKNEPIRTLPKTILLSLPYEIAVHAYMLLKEPGVLKAWGSFFKEWGSLRRKRKWVQESVKCGGGKV from the coding sequence ATGAACAACAAAACCGTAAGCATACATATCGTTACCTATAACAGCGAAGAGGACATTATCGATTGCCTGGAAGCTGTGTTTCATCAAGACTATCCTATTCAAAAAATCATTGTGGTGGATAATGCCTCAAGCGACCATACAGTGGAGCGTATCCAATCCCGGTATAAAGCAGACGTCTGGCACGAAATAAGGGGCGATCGGATGGCGGGAACGGACCGGGCAACAATGCCGGTTAGCCATGACGAACAGCTGCCATTTCCGCTCCTCCTCCTACAAAATCCCTCCAACACCGGCTTCGCGCCCGCCCATAACCAGGCGATTGCTGCGAGCAATGCTGATTATGTCCTGGTGCTGAACCCTGACGTTGTGCTGGCGCCGGACTATGTGTCCAGGCTGGTTGCCCGGATGGAAGCCGATCCCGGAATCGGCAGCGCTACCGGCAAGCTGCTGTTCAAGGCGGATCCGGGGACGGTGGACAGCACGGGGCTGCGGATGAACAAGGCCCGGAGGGCCTTTGACCGGGGAGCGGGCGAGCCGGCGGAGCATTGGACCGACCCTAGCGAAGTGTTCGGCGTATCGGGTGCAGCGGCGATGTATTCGAGGCGAATGATCGAGGCGGTCAGCGTGGACGGCGAGTTTTTTGACGCGGATTTTTTTGCCTATAAGGAAGATGTCGATGTGGCGTGGCGGGCGCGGCTGCTGGGCTGGAAAGCGTATTACGACGCGGATGCGATTGGGTATCATGAACGGGGCTGGAAAGCATCGGGCCGCAGCGGGAAGCCGCTGTTTATCCGGCGGATTTCTTATATCAACCGGTATAAGATGATTGTTAAGAATGAACCGATACGAACCTTGCCGAAGACGATATTACTGTCTCTGCCTTACGAAATCGCCGTCCACGCATATATGCTGCTTAAGGAGCCAGGCGTATTGAAGGCATGGGGGAGTTTTTTTAAAGAATGGGGTTCGCTGAGAAGAAAAAGAAAATGGGTTCAGGAGAGCGTGAAATGCGGAGGGGGAAAAGTGTGA
- the pcrA gene encoding DNA helicase PcrA, with amino-acid sequence MQSVNIQDAVTRLNPPQRQAVETTDGPLLIMAGAGSGKTRVLTHRIAWLIANRKAPPWAILAITFTNKAAREMQERVSKLVGPEGRDIWVSTFHSMCVRILRKDIERIGFTSNFSILDSTDQLSVIRSCMKELNIDTKKFEPKAVQSMISTAKNELVTPAQYEMKIGDYFEGLVAKIYTMYQKRLRSNNSLDFDDLIMTTIQLFKEVPEVLDFYQRKFKYIHVDEYQDTNRAQYMLCRMLADSHHNICVVGDSDQSIYRWRGADISNILNFEEDYPEAKVILLEQNYRSTSNILNAANGVIALNTGRKPKKLWTDSEEGPKIKVYRADSEHDEGYFVSGEISKNVKKGKSYQDHAILYRTNAQSRVIEEILIKSDIPYQIVGGIKFYDRKEIKDLLAYLRLLSNPDDDISLTRVINVPKRGLGDTTVGKLTDAAAARGVSIFRVLETVDDLGFAGRTRNALVEFYDMILALHRMVEFLSVTELTEKVLEMSQYKLELQKENTIESRSRLENIDEFLSVTMEFEKNNDDKSLVSFLTDLALIADIDSMNDTEEDRSDAVVLMTMHSAKGLEFPVVFIIGMEEGVFPHSRAFQDNDELEEERRLAYVGITRAEKQLFLSCARARTLFGRTTANPPSRFLDEIPEELKEDTVMSSDRFRRGSEAGGAYGGRGFGAGGRGNFGGGRSGAAASSPGAAAGYGGASASAAAGRSRVTVTSGGAASRPAGGGAPADFNAGDKVSHGKWGVGTIVAVKGSGNDMELQIAFPAPVGVKRLLAGFAPITKVE; translated from the coding sequence ATGCAATCCGTTAATATACAAGACGCCGTAACCCGGCTCAATCCTCCCCAGCGCCAAGCGGTCGAGACGACAGACGGTCCGCTGCTGATTATGGCCGGAGCGGGAAGCGGGAAGACCCGGGTGCTCACCCACCGCATCGCCTGGCTGATCGCTAACCGCAAGGCTCCGCCTTGGGCGATTCTTGCCATTACATTCACGAACAAGGCGGCAAGAGAAATGCAGGAACGGGTGTCCAAGCTCGTAGGCCCGGAAGGCCGCGACATTTGGGTGTCCACATTCCACTCCATGTGCGTTCGGATATTGCGGAAGGATATCGAGCGGATCGGATTTACGTCCAATTTTTCCATTCTGGATTCCACCGACCAGCTCTCCGTAATCCGCAGCTGCATGAAGGAGCTGAATATCGACACGAAGAAATTCGAGCCGAAGGCGGTTCAGTCGATGATCAGCACGGCCAAGAACGAACTGGTGACGCCTGCGCAGTATGAGATGAAGATCGGGGATTATTTTGAAGGCCTCGTTGCCAAAATATATACAATGTACCAAAAAAGGCTGAGAAGCAACAACTCGCTCGATTTCGACGATCTGATCATGACGACGATCCAGCTGTTCAAGGAAGTGCCCGAGGTGCTCGATTTCTACCAGCGGAAGTTCAAGTACATCCATGTAGACGAGTATCAGGATACGAACCGGGCGCAGTATATGCTCTGCCGTATGCTGGCGGACAGCCATCACAATATATGCGTCGTCGGCGACAGCGACCAGTCGATCTACCGCTGGCGCGGCGCCGACATCAGCAATATTCTCAACTTCGAGGAAGATTATCCGGAGGCCAAGGTTATTTTGCTGGAGCAGAACTACCGCTCGACCTCGAACATTCTGAACGCCGCGAACGGCGTGATCGCGCTGAATACCGGACGCAAGCCGAAGAAGCTGTGGACGGATTCGGAGGAGGGGCCGAAGATCAAGGTGTACCGGGCCGATTCCGAGCATGATGAGGGTTATTTTGTATCCGGAGAAATCAGCAAGAATGTGAAAAAAGGTAAGTCGTACCAGGATCATGCGATCCTGTACCGGACCAATGCGCAGTCGCGGGTAATAGAGGAAATTCTCATTAAATCGGATATCCCTTACCAGATTGTCGGGGGCATCAAGTTCTACGACCGCAAAGAAATCAAGGACCTGCTCGCTTATCTGCGGCTGCTGTCCAATCCCGATGACGACATCAGCTTAACCCGGGTGATCAATGTTCCCAAAAGAGGGCTCGGCGACACGACGGTTGGCAAGCTTACCGATGCGGCAGCAGCCCGTGGCGTCTCCATCTTCCGCGTGCTGGAAACGGTGGACGACCTGGGATTTGCGGGACGGACGCGGAACGCGCTGGTCGAGTTCTACGACATGATTCTGGCGCTCCACCGGATGGTGGAATTTCTGTCGGTGACGGAGCTGACGGAGAAGGTGCTGGAAATGTCGCAGTACAAGCTGGAGCTGCAGAAGGAGAACACGATTGAATCGCGCTCCCGCCTCGAGAATATCGACGAGTTTCTGTCGGTGACGATGGAATTTGAGAAAAATAACGATGACAAGTCACTCGTCTCCTTCCTGACCGATCTTGCCCTGATCGCCGACATCGACAGCATGAACGATACGGAGGAGGACCGCAGCGACGCGGTCGTGCTGATGACGATGCACAGCGCGAAGGGGCTGGAGTTTCCGGTCGTGTTCATCATTGGCATGGAAGAAGGGGTATTCCCGCACAGCCGCGCCTTCCAGGACAATGATGAGCTGGAAGAAGAGCGGCGGCTGGCGTATGTGGGCATTACCCGCGCCGAGAAGCAGTTGTTCCTCTCCTGTGCGCGGGCGCGCACGCTGTTCGGGCGGACGACGGCCAACCCGCCGTCCCGCTTCCTGGACGAGATTCCGGAGGAGCTGAAGGAAGACACCGTCATGAGCAGCGACCGCTTCCGCCGGGGCAGCGAGGCGGGCGGAGCCTATGGCGGCCGCGGCTTCGGCGCAGGCGGCCGCGGCAATTTCGGCGGCGGCCGGAGCGGAGCCGCCGCCTCATCGCCGGGCGCCGCCGCAGGCTACGGCGGCGCTTCGGCGTCCGCGGCGGCCGGGCGCAGCCGCGTGACCGTGACCTCGGGCGGGGCTGCGTCCCGTCCGGCGGGTGGTGGGGCGCCCGCTGATTTCAATGCGGGCGACAAGGTCTCGCACGGGAAATGGGGCGTTGGCACCATTGTGGCCGTGAAAGGCAGCGGCAACGACATGGAGCTGCAGATTGCCTTCCCGGCGCCGGTGGGCGTGAAACGGCTGCTCGCAGGGTTTGCGCCGATCACTAAGGTGGAGTAA
- a CDS encoding phosphatidylinositol-specific phospholipase C/glycerophosphodiester phosphodiesterase family protein: protein MKKKTVLSFAVLFSLALLLLLALSYKDEEEAGTGLAAYRIVAHAMGSINGQKYTNAFEAFVANYEAGTRLFETDLLLTSDGRLVARHEWTKNMSKLLGQLDALPAAKQGKAISYDDFMNTPILDIYSPMDWDTILDLLQHYPDVYIVTDIKKSGRAMAKEFEMLVGKTRERDPALLTRIVPQIYNRPMLEELNRIYAFPHVIYTLYDSPDSEEEVIEFVQKTNVDITMPADRASAGFVGRLKDAGARVYVHTVNDMKEIRRLYRLGVDGFYTDFISENEVKTSGGLRQPFWGQ, encoded by the coding sequence ATGAAGAAAAAAACAGTCTTGTCATTTGCCGTCCTGTTCTCGCTTGCTTTACTCCTCCTGCTGGCGCTGTCTTATAAGGATGAAGAAGAGGCTGGAACGGGGCTTGCTGCATATCGGATTGTCGCCCATGCGATGGGGAGTATAAACGGTCAGAAGTACACCAACGCCTTTGAAGCTTTTGTAGCCAATTATGAAGCGGGCACTCGGTTGTTCGAGACCGACCTGCTGCTTACGAGCGACGGCAGGCTGGTGGCGAGGCATGAATGGACGAAGAATATGAGCAAGCTGCTTGGACAGCTAGACGCTCTGCCTGCAGCGAAGCAAGGGAAGGCGATCAGCTACGATGATTTTATGAACACGCCGATCCTGGATATCTACTCTCCGATGGATTGGGATACCATTCTAGACCTGCTGCAGCATTATCCGGACGTTTATATCGTGACAGACATCAAGAAATCCGGCAGGGCGATGGCGAAGGAGTTCGAGATGCTGGTGGGAAAGACCCGGGAGCGCGACCCTGCGCTGCTCACCCGAATTGTGCCGCAGATTTACAACCGCCCGATGCTGGAGGAGTTGAACAGGATTTATGCTTTTCCGCATGTAATCTATACGTTGTATGATTCCCCGGACAGCGAAGAGGAGGTTATCGAATTCGTTCAAAAAACGAACGTCGATATTACGATGCCTGCCGACCGCGCCAGTGCCGGATTTGTAGGCAGGCTAAAGGATGCCGGAGCTCGCGTTTACGTCCATACGGTCAACGATATGAAGGAAATTCGCAGGCTGTATCGTTTGGGGGTGGACGGATTTTATACCGATTTTATCTCCGAGAACGAGGTGAAGACGTCGGGGGGATTGCGTCAGCCTTTTTGGGGCCAATAG
- a CDS encoding heptaprenylglyceryl phosphate synthase: MTVVRQMIESWRHVFKLDPDRDISEEELRAVCQSGTDAILVGGSTGVTYENTSLLLSRIQDYGVPCALEVSDLTAVVPGFDAYMIPMVLNTPDPAWIIGHHRRGVERYGDFIPWELLLAEGYIVLNENSAVARLTGADTGLSADEAAACAHVADKLMALPIVYLEYSGSFGDVETMKTVRDAVSHARLFYGGGVAGPEQAQLAASLADTVVVGNIVYSDIERALSTVEAVKQTALFKE, from the coding sequence ATGACTGTGGTGCGACAAATGATTGAGAGCTGGCGTCATGTGTTCAAGCTGGACCCGGATCGCGATATCAGCGAGGAAGAGCTGAGGGCGGTCTGCCAGTCTGGAACGGATGCCATTTTGGTGGGCGGGTCTACAGGCGTAACCTATGAGAATACCTCCCTTCTCCTGTCCAGAATTCAGGATTATGGCGTGCCGTGCGCCCTGGAAGTGTCCGATCTGACCGCTGTCGTGCCCGGCTTTGACGCTTACATGATTCCTATGGTGCTGAACACCCCCGATCCGGCATGGATTATCGGCCACCATCGAAGAGGCGTCGAGCGCTACGGTGATTTTATCCCCTGGGAGCTGCTGTTGGCCGAGGGGTACATTGTGCTGAACGAAAATTCCGCCGTAGCCCGCCTGACCGGTGCGGATACAGGGCTGTCGGCTGATGAAGCGGCTGCGTGTGCGCATGTTGCGGACAAGCTGATGGCGCTGCCTATCGTCTATCTGGAATACAGCGGCAGCTTTGGAGATGTGGAGACCATGAAAACGGTGCGCGATGCCGTCAGCCATGCCCGTCTTTTCTACGGCGGCGGAGTGGCCGGACCGGAGCAAGCTCAGCTTGCGGCTTCTCTGGCTGATACGGTTGTCGTAGGAAACATCGTTTATAGCGACATTGAGCGGGCACTGTCCACAGTCGAGGCGGTTAAGCAGACCGCGCTATTCAAGGAATAA
- a CDS encoding glycosyltransferase family 2 protein, whose translation MDASIIIVNYNTCRLTVDCLQSVYDSETQYAYEIIVIDNHSSDGSVEVIRERFPQVKLIANQENTGFARANNQGMNIAAGRYILLLNSDTLVQQDTLETMIALMDRRPELGASGCKVILPDGSLDKACKRGFPTPAASFYYAFGFSKLFPDSPRFNGYQLGYLDPDKEYEVDCLVGAFMLVRRETIEQIGGLDETFFMYGEDLDWCYRIKEAGWKIYYYPKAFIVHLKGGSARRRPLKIIYEFHRAMIVFHRKHYSRQYSFAVNGAVSAGVALKFAAALLRNALTAPRRKREPVPSLSTAGSSGKSSESNAEVRL comes from the coding sequence ATCGATGCCAGCATCATCATTGTCAATTACAATACGTGCCGCCTGACAGTCGATTGTCTGCAGTCGGTCTATGACTCGGAAACCCAATATGCCTATGAAATTATTGTGATCGACAATCATTCTTCTGACGGATCGGTGGAAGTCATAAGGGAGCGGTTCCCGCAGGTGAAGTTGATTGCCAACCAGGAGAACACCGGATTTGCGCGGGCCAATAACCAGGGAATGAATATTGCCGCGGGCAGATATATTTTACTGTTGAATTCGGATACGTTGGTGCAGCAGGACACGCTTGAAACGATGATTGCCTTGATGGACCGGCGGCCGGAGCTTGGGGCTTCGGGGTGCAAGGTGATTTTGCCGGATGGAAGTCTGGATAAGGCGTGCAAACGGGGATTTCCGACCCCGGCGGCTTCCTTCTATTATGCGTTCGGATTCAGCAAGCTGTTCCCTGACAGCCCGCGTTTCAACGGCTATCAACTCGGTTATCTTGACCCTGATAAGGAATACGAGGTCGATTGTCTGGTCGGGGCGTTCATGCTGGTAAGACGGGAAACGATCGAGCAGATCGGGGGACTGGACGAAACCTTTTTTATGTATGGTGAGGATCTGGATTGGTGTTACCGGATCAAGGAAGCCGGCTGGAAGATTTATTATTATCCCAAAGCTTTCATTGTGCATCTGAAGGGCGGCAGCGCACGGCGGAGACCGCTCAAGATCATCTACGAGTTCCATCGCGCTATGATTGTCTTTCATCGTAAGCATTACAGCAGGCAATATTCTTTTGCGGTCAATGGGGCGGTATCCGCCGGGGTGGCGCTCAAGTTCGCCGCGGCGCTTCTACGGAATGCCTTGACAGCCCCGCGCCGGAAGCGGGAGCCTGTGCCAAGTCTTTCGACCGCGGGCAGCTCCGGCAAGAGTTCCGAATCCAATGCTGAGGTGAGATTATGA
- a CDS encoding chorismate mutase — translation MKSCGSIEEVRANIDRLDREIVALLCERHLYVNQAASFKKDAEAVKAPQRVEQLINKVRTTAAEHGGDPDVIEQIYRGIVSTFIEHELRLHRERTREQTCNPENE, via the coding sequence ATGAAATCCTGCGGCAGCATCGAAGAGGTAAGAGCTAATATAGACAGGCTGGACAGGGAGATTGTGGCGCTGCTGTGCGAGAGGCATCTGTACGTAAATCAAGCGGCCTCATTCAAAAAGGATGCCGAAGCCGTCAAGGCTCCGCAGCGTGTAGAGCAGTTAATTAACAAAGTACGGACGACAGCTGCGGAGCATGGCGGCGATCCAGATGTTATAGAGCAAATCTATCGCGGCATTGTATCGACATTTATTGAGCATGAACTGCGGCTTCATCGAGAACGGACCCGCGAGCAGACCTGCAATCCCGAGAATGAATAA
- the rfbD gene encoding dTDP-4-dehydrorhamnose reductase, protein MAGKVLVTGATGQLGQDVVKLLEKQGHEVLACDRQEMDITDLDQCSKVIGEFGPEAIIHCAAHTAVDAAETDIDAAYLINAVGTRNVVVAAEKVGAKLVYISTDYVFDGQGSQPYHEYDNTDPKSIYGKSKRAGEILVQTLSSKYFIVRTSWVYGKYGNNFVKTMLKFGQEKPVLQVVDDQKGSPTYTVDLANFLLELIGTEKYGIYHASNTEVCTWYEFTQAIFAEAEEILGLKFTAKLEPCTTEQFLRPAPRPRNSAMEHLSIRTNGFKDLRPWREGLKAFLAELRD, encoded by the coding sequence ATGGCGGGTAAGGTTCTTGTAACGGGAGCAACGGGACAACTCGGACAGGATGTAGTGAAGCTGCTGGAAAAACAGGGGCATGAGGTTCTGGCCTGCGACCGGCAGGAGATGGACATTACCGATCTCGATCAGTGCAGCAAGGTCATTGGTGAATTTGGCCCTGAAGCCATTATTCACTGCGCCGCGCATACGGCGGTTGACGCCGCAGAGACCGATATTGATGCTGCCTATTTGATCAATGCTGTGGGCACGCGTAATGTCGTAGTTGCAGCAGAAAAGGTCGGTGCGAAATTGGTCTATATCAGCACGGATTATGTGTTCGACGGGCAAGGAAGCCAGCCTTATCATGAATACGACAATACCGATCCCAAGAGTATCTACGGCAAGTCCAAACGAGCCGGGGAAATTCTGGTGCAGACCTTGTCGTCCAAGTATTTTATCGTGCGCACCTCGTGGGTGTATGGAAAGTATGGGAATAATTTCGTCAAAACGATGTTGAAATTTGGTCAGGAAAAACCGGTGCTGCAGGTCGTGGATGACCAAAAGGGATCACCAACGTATACGGTGGATTTGGCGAATTTCCTGCTGGAATTGATCGGAACTGAAAAGTATGGCATTTACCATGCCTCCAATACTGAGGTTTGTACGTGGTATGAGTTTACCCAGGCGATTTTTGCCGAGGCCGAAGAGATTCTGGGACTCAAGTTTACCGCTAAGCTGGAGCCGTGTACGACGGAACAGTTTCTGCGCCCCGCTCCGCGTCCTCGCAATTCGGCGATGGAGCATTTATCGATCCGGACGAACGGTTTTAAGGATCTACGGCCATGGCGGGAAGGTCTTAAGGCATTTTTGGCTGAACTGCGGGATTAG